In one Drosophila pseudoobscura strain MV-25-SWS-2005 chromosome X, UCI_Dpse_MV25, whole genome shotgun sequence genomic region, the following are encoded:
- the LOC6900268 gene encoding proteasome subunit beta type-1-like: MWKPGKPDLYENNGGTVLAIAGKDFVVIGGDTRLSSGCAILSRTQTKLCPLSKQMVVAATGCWCDAVSLTNLLKVKQQGYENQHHKVMSIESMAQMLSVVQYQRRHLPYNVSPILGGIDQDGQGAVFSYDCIGHFVRESSRVEGTAVGILQPVLDNQIGETSEQPALTKERALAIAKDAFITAAQSDMFTGDSVIINVITKDSIKVEKMQLGKDEF, translated from the coding sequence ATGTGGAAGCCTGGCAAGCCTGATTTATACGAGAATAATGGCGGCACTGTTTTGGCCATTGCCGGAAAGGACTTCGTGGTCATTGGCGGGGACACACGTTTGAGCAGCGGCTGTGCAATTCTCTCGCGGACACAGACCAAGTTGTGTCCTCTGTCCAAGCAGATGGTGGTGGCGGCCACAGGCTGCTGGTGCGACGCCGTCTCGCTGACTAATCTGTTGAAGGTGAAGCAGCAGGGCTACGAGAACCAGCACCACAAGGTCATGAGCATCGAGTCCATGGCACAGATGCTCTCCGTGGTCCAGTACCAGCGACGCCATCTACCCTACAACGTCTCCCCCATTTTGGGTGGCATCGACCAGGACGGCCAGGGGGCCGTATTCTCTTACGATTGCATCGGCCATTTCGTCCGTGAAAGCAGCCGTGTCGAGGGGACAGCCGTCGGCATACTGCAGCCGGTGTTGGACAATCAGATTGGTGAGACATCCGAGCAGCCGGCGCTAACCAAGGAGCGTGCCCTGGCCATCGCCAAAGATGCCTTCATCACGGCCGCGCAGAGCGACATGTTCACCGGCGACTCTGTGATTATCAATGTTATTACAAAGGATAGCATTAAGGTCGAGAAGATGCAGCTGGGCAAGGATGAGTTCTAA